One Mesorhizobium sp. L-2-11 genomic region harbors:
- a CDS encoding alpha/beta hydrolase → MWLLKLTLAVAAFYAVIVAVVYVLQSWLIFPAGLAAFGPDLPAGARHVELATEGGERIVLVRLPARQAAAEPRPLLLGFAGNAWNADALALMLHQLFPEHQVAALHYRGYAPSSGSPSAASLFEDARRAHDHLAADAKAGIVAIGLSIGAAVAADLATARQLRGIAMVTPFDSLRELAAHHYPWLPVRFLLRHRMEAAEALRDLDVPTAVITAENDTIVPAARSAPLRAAARDLRSHIVIAAGHNDLYDHPDFASALRASVAAVMRD, encoded by the coding sequence ATGTGGCTCCTGAAACTGACGCTCGCGGTCGCAGCATTCTATGCGGTGATTGTCGCCGTCGTGTATGTGCTCCAGTCCTGGCTGATTTTTCCGGCCGGCCTTGCGGCTTTCGGACCCGATCTGCCGGCCGGGGCTCGCCATGTCGAGCTGGCGACGGAGGGCGGCGAGCGCATCGTCCTGGTCCGCCTGCCAGCGAGGCAGGCGGCGGCCGAGCCACGCCCGCTGCTGCTCGGATTCGCCGGCAATGCCTGGAATGCCGACGCACTTGCCCTGATGCTGCACCAGCTATTTCCCGAACATCAGGTCGCTGCGCTGCACTATCGCGGCTATGCGCCGAGCAGCGGCAGCCCGTCGGCCGCCTCCCTGTTCGAGGACGCCCGACGCGCCCATGACCACCTGGCCGCCGATGCCAAAGCCGGCATCGTCGCCATCGGCCTTAGCATCGGCGCTGCGGTTGCGGCCGATCTGGCGACGGCCCGGCAGTTGCGCGGCATCGCCATGGTGACGCCCTTCGATTCGCTGAGAGAACTCGCCGCTCACCACTATCCCTGGTTGCCGGTGCGCTTCTTGCTGCGGCACCGCATGGAAGCGGCGGAAGCTCTGCGCGACCTCGACGTGCCCACGGCCGTCATCACCGCCGAGAACGACACCATCGTACCTGCGGCGCGTTCGGCGCCTCTGCGTGCGGCTGCGCGCGACCTGCGCAGCCACATCGTCATAGCGGCCGGCCACAACGACCTCTATGACCATCCCGACTTCGCCAGCGCGCTACGCGCCTCCGTCGCGGCGGTCATGCGCGATTGA
- a CDS encoding DNA polymerase III subunit gamma/tau encodes MSEAGNSGTEKAAAYRVLARKYRPANFSELIGQEPMVRTLTNAFATGRIAQAWMLTGVRGVGKTTTARILARALNYKTSTVDQPSVDLAVPGEHCQAIMEGRHVDVIEMDAASHTGIDDIRDIIERVRYAPVSARYKVYIIDEVHMLSTQAFNGLLKTLEEPPPHVKFIFATTEIRKVPITVLSRCQRFDLRRIDAGTLVAHLSSIAVKEGISVDDDALAMIARAAEGSARDSLSILDQAIAHGSGAVSAEAVRAMLGLADRARIVDLFEHVMKGDVAAALAEFRNQYDTGADPAAVLTDLAEFNHLVTRLRFVPTALDDASLSEDERRRGADFAKALSVRVLSRTWQMLLKGIPEVQSSNRPVSAAEMVLIRLAHAADLPTLDEALKSLEGAASAPGAVPRSNGASASSRTANSGPANPDNGGAGAVAQTRMPTVNGGAQTMRLVEPEPMPAPFVPAPDPVADAPPVPVKSLADIVALADAQRDMAFKVLVKRCVRLVRIEPGRIDVSLTDDAPKMLLNDLTAKLRAWTGRSWLVSLSKEAGGQTLAEMESTKRENALLDAKSDPTVAAILARFPGARIIDVRIPDAPEADAVEAEVPIEPPADEDET; translated from the coding sequence ATGAGCGAAGCCGGAAATTCGGGAACGGAAAAGGCCGCCGCCTATCGCGTTCTGGCGCGCAAATACCGTCCTGCCAATTTTTCCGAACTGATCGGCCAGGAGCCGATGGTCCGCACCCTCACCAACGCCTTTGCCACCGGCCGCATCGCCCAGGCCTGGATGCTGACCGGCGTGCGCGGTGTCGGCAAGACGACGACGGCGCGCATACTGGCGCGGGCCCTGAACTACAAAACATCGACCGTCGACCAGCCTTCGGTCGATCTTGCCGTGCCGGGCGAGCACTGCCAGGCGATCATGGAAGGCCGCCATGTCGACGTCATCGAGATGGACGCCGCCTCGCACACAGGCATTGACGATATCAGGGACATCATCGAGCGCGTGCGCTACGCGCCGGTGTCGGCGCGCTACAAGGTCTACATCATCGACGAAGTGCACATGCTCTCGACGCAGGCCTTCAACGGCCTGCTGAAGACGCTGGAAGAGCCGCCGCCGCACGTCAAATTCATCTTCGCCACCACCGAGATCAGAAAAGTTCCGATCACCGTCCTGTCGCGCTGCCAGCGCTTCGATCTCAGGCGTATCGATGCCGGCACGTTGGTCGCGCACCTCTCCTCGATCGCCGTAAAAGAAGGCATCTCGGTCGATGATGACGCGCTGGCGATGATCGCCCGGGCGGCCGAGGGCTCGGCGCGCGATTCGCTGTCCATTCTCGACCAGGCGATCGCCCATGGCAGCGGCGCAGTCAGCGCCGAAGCGGTGCGCGCCATGCTCGGGCTGGCCGACCGCGCCCGGATCGTCGACCTGTTCGAACATGTGATGAAGGGCGATGTGGCGGCCGCACTGGCCGAATTCCGCAACCAGTACGACACCGGCGCCGATCCGGCCGCTGTGCTGACCGACTTGGCCGAGTTCAACCATCTCGTCACCCGGCTGCGCTTCGTACCGACAGCTCTCGACGACGCCTCGCTGTCAGAGGACGAGCGCCGGCGCGGCGCCGATTTCGCCAAGGCGCTGTCGGTCAGGGTGCTGTCGCGGACCTGGCAGATGCTGTTGAAAGGCATTCCCGAGGTGCAGTCCTCCAACCGGCCGGTCAGTGCCGCCGAAATGGTGCTGATCCGGCTGGCGCACGCCGCCGACCTGCCGACGCTGGACGAGGCATTGAAATCGCTGGAGGGCGCAGCGTCGGCGCCGGGTGCTGTGCCACGCTCGAATGGCGCGTCCGCAAGCTCTCGCACCGCCAATTCTGGCCCCGCAAATCCCGATAATGGCGGCGCCGGCGCCGTGGCACAGACGCGGATGCCGACGGTCAATGGCGGCGCCCAGACGATGCGGCTGGTCGAACCCGAGCCGATGCCTGCGCCTTTCGTTCCGGCGCCGGATCCGGTCGCCGATGCGCCGCCGGTGCCGGTGAAATCGCTGGCCGACATCGTCGCCCTTGCCGACGCCCAGCGCGACATGGCCTTCAAGGTGCTGGTCAAGCGCTGCGTGCGCCTGGTGCGGATCGAACCGGGCCGCATCGACGTCAGCCTGACCGATGACGCGCCGAAGATGCTGCTCAATGATTTGACCGCCAAATTGCGCGCCTGGACCGGCCGCAGCTGGCTGGTGTCGCTGTCGAAGGAAGCGGGCGGCCAGACGCTGGCCGAGATGGAATCGACCAAACGCGAAAACGCCCTCCTCGATGCCAAGAGCGACCCGACCGTCGCCGCCATCCTGGCGCGTTTTCCCGGCGCCAGGATCATCGACGTGCGCATTCCCGACGCGCCGGAAGCCGATGCGGTGGAGGCCGAGGTTCCGATCGAGCCGCCCGCTGACGAAGACGAAACCTGA
- a CDS encoding 3-deoxy-manno-octulosonate cytidylyltransferase: MSTLILIPARMASTRLPGKPLADIAGVPMIVHVARRAAEAGLGRVVVATDTDSVADAVRRHGFEAVMTRVGHESGSDRIFEALVTLDPGREVETIVNVQGDLPTIDPDIIKAALKPFEDATVDIATLGIEIVRDEEKTNPNVVKIVGSPLSETRLRALYFTRATAPWGEGPLYHHIGLYAYRRSALERFVALQPSPLERREKLEQLRALEAGMRIDAEIVQSAPFGVDTPDDLERARTVLST, translated from the coding sequence ATGTCCACTCTCATCCTCATCCCGGCCCGCATGGCCTCGACCCGCCTGCCGGGCAAGCCGCTGGCCGACATCGCCGGCGTTCCGATGATCGTCCATGTCGCCCGCCGCGCCGCCGAGGCCGGGCTCGGCCGGGTGGTGGTCGCCACCGATACCGACAGCGTGGCGGACGCGGTGCGCAGGCACGGTTTCGAGGCGGTGATGACGCGCGTCGGCCACGAATCCGGCTCAGACCGCATCTTCGAGGCGCTGGTCACGCTGGATCCCGGGCGCGAGGTCGAAACGATCGTCAATGTGCAGGGCGACCTGCCGACCATCGATCCCGACATCATCAAGGCTGCACTGAAGCCCTTCGAGGATGCGACGGTCGACATCGCCACGCTCGGAATCGAGATCGTCCGCGACGAGGAAAAGACCAATCCGAATGTCGTCAAGATCGTCGGCTCGCCGCTGTCGGAGACACGGCTGCGGGCGCTCTATTTCACCCGCGCCACCGCACCCTGGGGCGAGGGGCCGCTCTATCATCACATCGGGCTATATGCCTATCGCCGCTCAGCGCTCGAGCGCTTTGTCGCGCTGCAACCGTCGCCGCTGGAACGGCGCGAGAAGCTCGAGCAGTTGCGGGCGCTGGAGGCCGGCATGCGCATCGATGCCGAGATCGTGCAGTCGGCGCCGTTCGGCGTCGACACGCCGGACGATCTCGAACGCGCCAGAACCGTCCTTTCAACCTGA
- a CDS encoding c-type cytochrome, which translates to MDSFEINKLIGGLLGTVFVVFSVGIISDALFASPAPEKPGYAIEATEEPAEGGPAAPAAEAKPIADLLANANVEAGASVFKKCQACHTGEKGGPNKVGPDLWDIVDRPIAEHGGFAYSAGLKEFSKGGAEKWTYDNLNHFLLSPKKLVKGTAMGFAGLPKDEDRANVIAYLRTLSDNPKPLPTAGASAAAPAEGAAPAEGAAPAKPAEGAAPAAPAPAPAVPAPAPAQ; encoded by the coding sequence ATGGACTCTTTCGAAATCAACAAGCTGATCGGCGGCCTGCTCGGAACCGTGTTCGTCGTCTTCTCGGTCGGCATCATATCCGACGCGCTGTTCGCCTCCCCCGCACCGGAAAAACCCGGCTACGCCATCGAGGCGACCGAGGAGCCTGCCGAGGGCGGCCCGGCAGCCCCCGCCGCAGAAGCCAAACCGATCGCCGACCTCCTGGCCAACGCCAATGTCGAGGCGGGTGCGTCCGTGTTCAAGAAGTGCCAGGCCTGCCACACCGGCGAAAAGGGCGGACCGAACAAGGTTGGCCCTGATCTGTGGGATATCGTCGACCGTCCCATCGCCGAGCATGGCGGCTTCGCCTATTCGGCCGGCCTGAAAGAGTTTTCCAAAGGCGGCGCCGAAAAGTGGACCTACGACAACCTCAACCATTTCCTGCTCTCGCCGAAGAAACTGGTGAAGGGCACGGCGATGGGCTTTGCAGGCCTGCCGAAGGACGAGGACCGCGCCAACGTCATCGCCTATCTGCGCACGCTCTCGGACAATCCGAAGCCGCTGCCGACAGCTGGCGCGTCAGCAGCCGCGCCCGCTGAAGGCGCGGCGCCGGCCGAGGGTGCTGCACCGGCCAAGCCGGCCGAGGGTGCGGCGCCGGCCGCACCGGCGCCGGCCCCTGCTGTTCCCGCACCAGCTCCGGCGCAATAA
- the nudC gene encoding NAD(+) diphosphatase — protein sequence MSFRLFDAPLREPSQFVGFAGNVIDRQSENRADDCVEKALADLSARLLLMHGGRLYLKLSGGGFDPWFSAEESRPLRVSLDHGVLLGLSDSGPVLAVPAGIDPEQLPDTIKAIDYRSVYMQGLIDEAAAGAMAQGAALLAWHASHRFCSKCGAEAAMRAGGYKRLCPACATEHFPRTDPVAIMLTATREKCLLGRGRHFAPGMYSALAGFIEPGETIEAAVRRETLEEAGIRLGRVVYHASQPWPFPYSLMIGCFGEPLNDDIQADLSELEDCRWFFRDEVLLMLAREHPGGLVTPPKGAIAHNLIRAWADSA from the coding sequence ATGAGCTTCCGCCTGTTTGACGCGCCCTTGCGCGAGCCGAGCCAGTTCGTCGGTTTCGCCGGCAATGTGATCGACCGGCAATCGGAAAACCGCGCCGACGATTGCGTCGAAAAGGCGCTCGCCGATCTTTCAGCCAGGCTTTTGCTGATGCATGGCGGGCGGCTCTATCTGAAGCTCAGCGGTGGCGGCTTCGACCCCTGGTTCAGCGCCGAGGAAAGCCGGCCGCTCCGGGTGTCGCTCGACCATGGCGTCCTGCTCGGTTTGTCCGACAGCGGTCCGGTGCTCGCGGTGCCGGCCGGCATCGATCCCGAACAGCTGCCCGATACCATCAAGGCCATCGACTATCGCTCGGTCTATATGCAGGGGCTGATCGACGAGGCGGCGGCCGGCGCGATGGCGCAAGGAGCAGCGCTGCTCGCCTGGCATGCCAGCCACCGCTTCTGCAGCAAATGCGGCGCTGAAGCCGCGATGCGGGCCGGCGGCTACAAGCGGCTTTGCCCGGCCTGCGCCACCGAGCATTTTCCGCGAACCGACCCGGTGGCGATCATGCTGACGGCGACGCGTGAAAAATGCCTGCTCGGCCGCGGCCGGCATTTCGCGCCCGGCATGTATTCGGCGCTTGCCGGCTTCATCGAGCCTGGCGAGACGATCGAGGCGGCGGTGCGCCGCGAAACGCTGGAGGAAGCCGGTATCCGGCTTGGCCGCGTCGTCTATCATGCCAGCCAGCCCTGGCCGTTTCCGTATTCGCTGATGATCGGCTGCTTCGGCGAGCCGCTCAACGACGACATCCAGGCCGACCTCAGCGAGCTGGAAGACTGCCGCTGGTTCTTTCGCGACGAGGTGCTCTTGATGCTGGCCCGCGAGCATCCGGGCGGCCTGGTCACGCCGCCAAAGGGGGCGATCGCCCATAACCTCATCCGCGCCTGGGCCGACAGCGCGTAG
- a CDS encoding prephenate dehydratase translates to MPEKTNRIAFQGEPGANSDTACRNMFPDMEPLPCPTFEDAFNAVETGRADLAMIPIENTIAGRVADIHHLLPESKLHIVGEYFLPIHFQLMVLPGVRRDEIRTVHSHIHALGQCRKYIRKNGWKPVVAGDTAGAAKLVAALKDRTMAALAPALASTLYGLDIIEENVEDTDSNVTRFVVLTRNRQWAERPSADARMMTTFIFRVRNVPAALYKAMGGFATNGINMTKLESYQLGAFTATLFYADIEGHPDDPLVKLALDELAFFSREMRILGVYPASQSREQWKVAD, encoded by the coding sequence ATGCCTGAAAAAACCAACAGAATAGCCTTCCAGGGCGAGCCGGGCGCGAATTCCGACACCGCCTGCCGCAACATGTTCCCTGATATGGAGCCGTTGCCGTGCCCGACCTTCGAGGATGCTTTCAATGCGGTCGAGACCGGCAGGGCCGACCTCGCCATGATCCCGATCGAGAACACGATTGCCGGGCGCGTCGCCGACATCCATCATCTCCTGCCGGAATCGAAGCTGCACATCGTCGGCGAGTATTTCCTGCCGATCCATTTCCAGCTGATGGTCCTGCCCGGCGTCAGGCGCGACGAGATCAGGACCGTGCATAGTCACATCCATGCGCTCGGCCAGTGCCGCAAATACATCCGCAAGAACGGCTGGAAGCCGGTGGTCGCCGGCGACACGGCGGGCGCCGCCAAGCTGGTCGCCGCGCTGAAGGACCGCACCATGGCGGCGCTGGCGCCGGCGCTGGCGTCGACGCTGTACGGGCTCGACATCATCGAGGAGAATGTCGAGGACACCGACAGCAACGTCACCCGCTTCGTCGTGCTGACCAGGAACAGGCAGTGGGCAGAACGCCCTTCCGCAGACGCCAGGATGATGACGACGTTCATCTTCCGCGTCCGCAACGTGCCGGCCGCGCTCTACAAGGCGATGGGCGGCTTCGCCACCAACGGCATCAACATGACCAAGCTCGAGAGCTACCAGCTCGGCGCGTTCACCGCGACCTTGTTCTATGCCGACATCGAGGGCCACCCCGACGATCCGCTGGTAAAACTGGCGCTCGACGAACTGGCCTTCTTCTCGCGCGAAATGCGGATTCTCGGCGTCTACCCGGCCAGCCAGTCGCGCGAGCAATGGAAGGTGGCGGACTAG
- a CDS encoding Dabb family protein, with protein MIRHTVVFRLKHKESSAEEAKFLADAKILAAIPGVEKFEQLRQVSPKNDFRFGFSMEFADQAAYSGYNDHPDHVAFVRDRWIPEVAAFLEIDYAPLS; from the coding sequence ATGATCCGTCATACAGTGGTGTTCAGGCTGAAGCACAAGGAGAGCTCGGCCGAGGAGGCAAAATTCCTCGCAGACGCCAAAATACTGGCAGCGATACCGGGCGTCGAAAAGTTCGAGCAGCTGCGGCAGGTGAGCCCGAAGAACGACTTTCGCTTCGGCTTCTCGATGGAGTTCGCCGACCAGGCTGCCTATTCCGGTTACAACGACCATCCCGACCACGTCGCCTTCGTCCGCGACCGCTGGATCCCGGAGGTCGCGGCGTTTTTGGAGATCGACTACGCGCCGCTGAGCTAA
- a CDS encoding HIT domain-containing protein produces MSPGLEAGFTLDARLEADSEQLMWLGLCELRVMNDRRWPWLLLVPQRPGAEEIHDLTPLDQAMLTFETNMVAQALKSVTGCTKINSGALGNIVRQLHVHVVARSEGDPGWPGPVWGHGMREPYERSDLRRFAQKIKAAL; encoded by the coding sequence ATGTCGCCGGGCCTCGAGGCCGGATTCACGCTGGATGCTCGTCTGGAGGCCGACAGCGAGCAGTTGATGTGGCTCGGCCTGTGCGAGTTGCGGGTGATGAACGACCGCCGCTGGCCATGGCTGCTTCTGGTGCCGCAGCGGCCGGGCGCGGAGGAAATCCATGATTTGACGCCGCTCGACCAAGCGATGCTGACCTTCGAGACCAACATGGTGGCGCAGGCGCTGAAAAGCGTGACCGGCTGCACCAAAATCAACAGCGGCGCACTCGGCAACATCGTGCGGCAGCTGCATGTCCATGTCGTCGCGCGCTCGGAAGGCGATCCCGGCTGGCCCGGCCCGGTGTGGGGGCACGGCATGCGCGAGCCCTATGAGCGCTCCGACCTGCGCCGGTTTGCGCAGAAGATAAAGGCGGCGCTATAA
- a CDS encoding extracellular solute-binding protein has product MAALPCRAALARRDFLALGAAATAAALLPGRAFAAIPTGVKLHGLSAFGDLKYPQDFRHFDYVNPDAPKGGQMNFAPPNATFNQSFLTFNTLNSLVLRGDSPPRTELCFDSLMASALDEPDAFYGLLAESVTLSEDRNGFRFNLRPQARFHDGTPLTAEDVAFALKLYKDKGHPNLSQALRHMTDAVAVDPVTVDLTFNGKQSAQNILAIVAMPIVSKAFYTANEFDASTMTPPLGSGPYKIGRVAAGQTVEYERVADYWGSDLAVNRGLYNFNRIRIDFYINRQAAFEALKKGDTHFREEFTSRVWATGYDFPALQDGRVVKREFPGEKAPDMQAVALNQRRPQFRDVRVRRAIANCFDFEWSKRVLFYGSYERSQSNFEPSDYKAEGLPSPEELALLEPFRAELPPETFGEAVMQPVSDGSGHDRKLLRAASRLLAEAGWKRAGNFVVNEKGERLRVEMLAEDDGIVRLFSPWSENMKAIGIDASIRQVDSTQYEARQSNFDFDFNLFRSSIGATPTVDGLENLYHSRMAKTPGTRNYPGTESKAIDALIEAAGKAQSRVELVTALKALDRVLRARLDWIPTYYLANHRVAYWDMFGFPEQKPDFGFPVEALWWFDKDKAAKIGKG; this is encoded by the coding sequence ATGGCGGCGCTCCCCTGCCGCGCCGCTCTGGCCCGCCGTGACTTTCTGGCCCTGGGCGCGGCGGCCACGGCGGCAGCTTTGTTGCCTGGCCGGGCTTTCGCCGCCATCCCGACAGGCGTCAAGCTGCACGGCCTGTCGGCCTTCGGCGACCTCAAATATCCCCAAGATTTCAGGCATTTCGATTACGTCAATCCGGACGCGCCCAAGGGCGGCCAGATGAATTTCGCACCGCCGAACGCCACCTTCAACCAGAGCTTCCTGACGTTCAACACGCTGAATTCCCTGGTGTTGAGGGGGGATTCGCCGCCGCGCACCGAACTCTGTTTCGATTCGTTGATGGCAAGCGCACTCGATGAGCCGGATGCGTTCTATGGGCTGCTTGCCGAGTCCGTTACCCTGTCTGAAGACCGCAATGGCTTCCGCTTCAATCTGCGACCGCAAGCGCGCTTCCATGACGGCACGCCACTGACCGCCGAGGACGTCGCCTTCGCATTGAAGCTTTACAAGGACAAGGGCCATCCGAACCTTTCCCAGGCATTACGGCATATGACGGACGCGGTCGCGGTCGACCCGGTTACCGTCGATCTCACCTTCAACGGCAAGCAGTCGGCGCAGAACATCCTTGCGATCGTCGCAATGCCGATCGTGTCCAAAGCCTTCTATACGGCCAACGAATTCGATGCGTCGACGATGACACCGCCGCTCGGCTCCGGACCCTACAAAATAGGGCGCGTGGCGGCCGGACAGACCGTCGAATATGAGCGCGTCGCCGACTATTGGGGCAGCGATCTGGCGGTGAACCGCGGCCTCTATAATTTCAACCGCATCCGTATTGATTTTTACATCAATCGCCAGGCAGCGTTTGAAGCCCTGAAAAAGGGCGACACGCATTTTCGCGAGGAATTTACCTCGCGGGTGTGGGCGACTGGCTACGACTTCCCGGCGCTGCAGGACGGCAGGGTCGTCAAACGTGAATTTCCCGGCGAGAAAGCGCCGGACATGCAGGCTGTCGCGCTGAACCAGCGTCGTCCGCAATTCCGCGATGTGCGCGTCAGACGGGCTATCGCCAATTGCTTCGATTTCGAATGGAGCAAGCGGGTTCTGTTTTACGGCTCTTACGAGCGCTCGCAATCGAACTTCGAACCGTCGGATTACAAGGCCGAGGGTCTGCCCTCGCCCGAGGAATTGGCCCTGCTGGAGCCGTTTCGAGCCGAGTTGCCGCCGGAGACCTTCGGCGAAGCGGTGATGCAGCCTGTCTCCGACGGTTCGGGCCACGATCGCAAGCTGCTGCGCGCGGCTTCGAGACTGCTTGCCGAGGCCGGCTGGAAGCGAGCTGGCAATTTCGTCGTCAATGAAAAGGGCGAGCGACTGCGGGTGGAAATGCTGGCCGAGGACGATGGCATCGTTCGGCTCTTCTCGCCGTGGTCCGAGAATATGAAGGCGATCGGCATCGACGCTTCGATCCGGCAGGTCGACTCGACGCAATACGAAGCGCGGCAGAGCAATTTCGATTTCGATTTCAACCTGTTCAGATCGTCGATCGGGGCGACGCCGACTGTTGATGGCCTGGAAAACCTCTATCACTCCCGGATGGCGAAAACACCGGGAACGCGCAACTATCCCGGCACCGAAAGCAAGGCCATCGATGCGCTGATCGAGGCAGCCGGCAAGGCGCAGAGCCGGGTCGAACTGGTCACGGCGCTCAAAGCACTCGACCGGGTCTTGCGCGCGCGGCTAGACTGGATTCCAACATATTATCTCGCGAATCACCGAGTCGCCTATTGGGACATGTTCGGCTTTCCTGAGCAGAAGCCCGATTTCGGCTTTCCGGTCGAGGCGCTGTGGTGGTTCGACAAGGACAAGGCGGCAAAGATTGGCAAAGGGTGA
- a CDS encoding extracellular solute-binding protein — protein MTVGRTFLRSMLVVAAFAGGLQAVFAQEWRTTSSLIGESKYGDNFQHYDYVNPDAPKGGTLNSAVLGTFDSFNPYIVQGSPAAGFAQFGGGLLYDTLMEQASDEGSVSHPLIADAYKHPDDYSSATYRLDPRARWHDGKPIITDDVIWSFQVLKANSPMYSRYFENVTDAVAISDREVEFHFNQKGNRELPKILGDLVVLPKHWWEGTDANGKKRDITRPTQEPPLGSAAYKIASFKPGTEIVWQRVPDYWAAKLPVKIGRENFDRQRFSYFLDDNAAWQAFTKGGLHDIRPENSSRRWNTAYNFPAVQAGDVIKQEFKTASPEPMQAFMLNTRRPLFGDRLVRAALTYPFDFETMNRTLFFGSNTRTSSYFQGTELASSGLPQGKELEILEPYRDKLPPEVFTQEFKLPVYDSPQAERKYLKTAVDLFAKAGWVIKGGKMVNAKTGEPFKFEILGWNDTDQVLSSPYIANLRKIGVDATLRLIDQTQYINRINNFDFDVTISQLGQSDSPGNEQRDFWSSKAADTPGSRNYAGIKNPVIDALVDRVIFATDRDDLVAATRALDRVLLWNYYVVPQHHRSVVWIAYWNKFGIPEKQPTYSGVDQNSWWIDPDKEKALAAKYKSGN, from the coding sequence ATGACGGTTGGCCGTACGTTTCTCAGATCGATGCTGGTTGTTGCGGCTTTTGCCGGCGGCCTGCAGGCAGTGTTCGCCCAGGAATGGCGCACCACCTCGTCGCTGATCGGCGAATCCAAATATGGCGACAACTTCCAGCACTATGATTACGTCAATCCGGACGCGCCGAAGGGCGGCACGCTGAATTCGGCGGTGCTCGGCACGTTCGACAGCTTCAATCCCTATATCGTCCAGGGTTCGCCGGCAGCCGGTTTTGCACAATTCGGCGGCGGCTTGCTCTACGACACGCTGATGGAGCAGGCGAGCGACGAAGGCAGCGTCAGCCATCCGCTGATCGCCGACGCCTACAAGCATCCGGACGACTATTCCTCTGCGACCTACCGTCTTGATCCACGGGCCAGGTGGCATGACGGCAAGCCGATCATCACCGACGATGTAATCTGGTCGTTTCAGGTGCTGAAGGCCAACAGCCCGATGTACAGCCGCTATTTCGAGAACGTCACCGATGCGGTTGCAATCTCTGATCGCGAAGTCGAATTCCATTTCAACCAGAAGGGCAACCGGGAGTTGCCGAAAATCCTCGGCGATCTCGTTGTGCTGCCAAAGCATTGGTGGGAAGGCACCGACGCCAACGGCAAGAAGCGCGACATCACCAGGCCGACACAGGAGCCGCCGCTGGGGTCCGCCGCCTACAAGATCGCCAGTTTCAAGCCGGGCACCGAAATCGTCTGGCAGCGCGTGCCCGACTACTGGGCAGCCAAACTGCCGGTGAAGATCGGGCGAGAGAATTTCGACAGGCAGCGTTTCAGCTATTTTCTCGACGACAATGCGGCCTGGCAAGCCTTCACCAAGGGCGGATTGCATGACATCAGGCCGGAAAACAGTTCGAGGCGCTGGAACACGGCCTATAATTTCCCGGCAGTCCAGGCCGGCGACGTCATCAAACAGGAATTCAAGACTGCCTCACCCGAACCGATGCAGGCGTTCATGCTCAACACAAGGCGTCCGCTGTTTGGGGATCGTCTGGTGCGCGCCGCGCTGACTTACCCGTTCGACTTCGAAACCATGAATCGTACCTTGTTCTTCGGTTCCAATACCCGTACCAGCAGTTACTTCCAAGGCACCGAACTGGCATCGAGCGGCCTGCCGCAAGGCAAGGAACTGGAGATCCTGGAGCCATATCGCGACAAGCTACCGCCCGAAGTCTTCACCCAGGAATTCAAGCTGCCGGTCTATGATTCGCCACAGGCGGAACGCAAATACCTCAAGACTGCGGTCGATCTCTTCGCCAAGGCGGGCTGGGTGATCAAGGGCGGCAAGATGGTCAATGCCAAGACGGGCGAGCCTTTCAAGTTCGAAATCCTCGGCTGGAACGATACCGACCAGGTCCTGTCCAGTCCCTACATCGCCAATCTGCGCAAGATCGGCGTCGACGCCACGCTGCGACTGATCGACCAGACCCAATACATCAACCGCATCAACAATTTCGATTTCGACGTCACCATATCGCAGCTGGGGCAGTCGGATTCGCCCGGCAACGAGCAGCGCGACTTCTGGAGCTCCAAGGCCGCCGACACGCCTGGATCGCGCAACTATGCCGGCATCAAGAACCCGGTCATCGATGCGCTGGTCGACCGCGTCATCTTTGCCACCGACCGCGACGATCTGGTTGCCGCCACCCGTGCGCTCGACCGGGTGCTGCTTTGGAATTACTATGTCGTGCCGCAACACCATCGGTCGGTGGTCTGGATAGCCTATTGGAACAAGTTCGGCATCCCCGAGAAGCAACCGACCTATAGCGGCGTCGACCAGAATTCCTGGTGGATCGACCCGGACAAGGAAAAGGCGCTGGCGGCAAAATACAAGAGTGGCAATTGA
- a CDS encoding YbaB/EbfC family nucleoid-associated protein, with product MKDLLGLMGKAKEMQAKFQAMQDEIATLEATGQAGGGLVSVTLTGTFEMKALKIDPSLFKEDEVEILEDLLLAAHNDARAKVEQMMQEKTQALTAGLPIPPGMKLPF from the coding sequence ATGAAAGATCTTCTCGGCCTGATGGGCAAAGCGAAGGAAATGCAGGCCAAGTTCCAGGCCATGCAGGATGAGATCGCCACGCTGGAAGCCACCGGGCAGGCCGGCGGCGGCCTGGTCAGCGTGACGCTGACCGGCACGTTTGAGATGAAGGCGCTGAAGATCGACCCGTCACTGTTCAAGGAGGACGAGGTCGAGATTCTGGAGGATCTGCTCCTCGCCGCCCACAATGACGCCAGGGCCAAAGTCGAGCAGATGATGCAGGAAAAGACCCAGGCACTGACCGCCGGGCTGCCGATACCGCCGGGAATGAAGCTGCCGTTCTAA